In Arthrobacter sp. SLBN-83, one DNA window encodes the following:
- the dapA gene encoding 4-hydroxy-tetrahydrodipicolinate synthase: MADSSAHIPALGTLLTAMVTPFTKDGAVDYDQAAALASKLVDDGCDGLVVTGTTGETSTLTDEENVGMFRAVKDAVGGRAAIIAGTGTNDTAHSVHLSQQAAALGVDGLLLVTPYYNKPSQAGVRAHFETIASAVDVPVMLYDIPGRSSIAIEPDTMIRLAQHPNIVAVKDAKADLTAATRVMAETDLLFYSGDDGLTLPWMALGAVGLVGVTTHVATRRFREMIDAVNANDLGTARKINFELQPVVRATMTRVQGAVAAKQILKWQGVLPNSIVRLPLVEPDETEIETIRGDLAEAGLVFS; the protein is encoded by the coding sequence ATGGCTGACTCTTCCGCGCACATCCCTGCCCTCGGTACCCTTCTGACCGCCATGGTCACGCCGTTCACCAAGGACGGCGCAGTGGATTACGACCAGGCGGCAGCGCTGGCCAGCAAGCTGGTCGACGACGGCTGCGACGGGCTGGTGGTCACCGGAACCACGGGTGAAACCTCCACGCTGACGGACGAAGAGAACGTCGGCATGTTCCGCGCCGTGAAGGACGCCGTAGGCGGCCGGGCGGCCATCATCGCCGGTACCGGCACCAACGACACCGCGCACTCGGTCCACCTTTCCCAGCAGGCAGCAGCCCTCGGCGTCGACGGCCTCCTCCTGGTGACCCCTTACTACAACAAGCCCAGCCAGGCCGGCGTCCGCGCCCACTTCGAGACCATTGCGTCCGCCGTGGACGTCCCCGTCATGCTCTACGACATCCCCGGCCGGTCCTCCATCGCCATCGAACCGGACACCATGATCCGGCTGGCGCAGCACCCCAACATCGTCGCCGTCAAGGACGCCAAGGCGGACCTCACCGCCGCCACCCGTGTCATGGCGGAAACCGACCTGCTGTTCTACTCGGGCGACGACGGACTGACCCTTCCCTGGATGGCGCTGGGCGCCGTCGGGCTGGTAGGTGTCACCACGCATGTCGCCACCCGCCGCTTCCGGGAAATGATTGACGCCGTCAACGCCAATGACCTCGGCACCGCCCGCAAGATCAACTTCGAGCTGCAGCCCGTGGTTCGCGCCACCATGACCCGCGTACAGGGAGCCGTGGCGGCCAAACAGATTCTTAAATGGCAGGGAGTCCTGCCCAACTCGATTGTCCGTTTGCCCCTCGTGGAGCCGGACGAAACCGAGATCGAAACCATCCGCGGGGATTTGGCGGAAGCGGGGCTGGTCTTCTCCTGA
- a CDS encoding heparan-alpha-glucosaminide N-acetyltransferase domain-containing protein gives MTSRTPATRSRKTPGRQQSGRLRGIDAARGLALLGMMATHLLPTFESNANLTPTWIGLTFSGRAAALFAVLAGVGLALSTGRDKPLEGAELSGARRGVALRALVIAAVGLTLGSLEVNVAIILVHYAVLFLCILPFLGLGVKRLCAWAAGWILASPVLAYLLRPWLLAPEPPLKLGHNPNWEDLGTPSRLLADVFFTGYYPVVQWLSYLLVGLAIGRLVLTKALVPVLLLVGGTVVAVAAKTLGTAAMEDWGGRAALEKVLNSPGYPLGSVLQVNLAGLPQEGSWWWLASAAPHSGTPLDLLHTSAVAAAVIGACLLLGRLAEWVDLDLLLPLRGAGAMTLTLYTVHVWVVSGFYLKPLPAGWTEDGMYFAHAAAAIIIGMVFAVLAWRGPLEWVGHAASRVGRGGLKALH, from the coding sequence ATGACCTCCCGAACACCGGCCACCCGTTCCCGGAAGACCCCAGGCCGGCAACAATCGGGGCGCCTTCGGGGCATCGACGCCGCCCGCGGCCTGGCACTGCTGGGCATGATGGCCACGCACCTGCTGCCGACGTTCGAATCGAATGCCAACCTCACCCCCACTTGGATCGGCCTGACATTCTCGGGGCGGGCCGCGGCACTGTTCGCCGTTCTGGCCGGCGTGGGGCTTGCCCTCTCGACCGGCAGGGACAAGCCCCTGGAGGGCGCCGAACTGTCGGGCGCCCGGCGTGGAGTGGCGCTGCGCGCACTGGTGATTGCCGCCGTCGGACTTACCCTGGGCAGCCTGGAAGTGAACGTGGCCATCATCCTGGTCCACTACGCCGTGCTCTTCCTGTGCATCCTTCCGTTCCTGGGACTCGGCGTGAAGCGCCTGTGTGCGTGGGCTGCAGGCTGGATCCTGGCGTCACCGGTGCTGGCTTATCTGCTGCGGCCCTGGCTCCTGGCCCCCGAGCCGCCGCTGAAGCTGGGCCACAACCCAAACTGGGAGGACCTGGGAACCCCCTCGAGGCTGCTCGCGGACGTGTTCTTCACCGGGTATTACCCGGTGGTGCAGTGGCTGTCCTACCTGCTGGTTGGTCTGGCCATCGGCCGCCTGGTCCTCACCAAGGCATTGGTTCCCGTCCTGCTGCTGGTGGGCGGGACGGTGGTGGCCGTGGCCGCCAAGACCTTGGGCACAGCCGCCATGGAGGACTGGGGCGGCCGCGCGGCGCTGGAGAAGGTCCTCAACTCGCCGGGTTATCCGCTGGGCAGCGTCCTGCAGGTCAACCTGGCGGGACTGCCGCAGGAGGGCTCGTGGTGGTGGCTGGCATCCGCCGCACCGCACTCCGGCACCCCGCTTGACCTGCTGCACACCTCGGCGGTGGCGGCAGCCGTCATCGGGGCCTGCCTGCTCCTGGGACGCCTCGCCGAATGGGTGGACCTGGACCTGCTGCTGCCGCTGCGGGGAGCCGGCGCCATGACGCTGACCCTGTACACCGTTCACGTCTGGGTGGTCTCCGGCTTCTACCTCAAACCCCTGCCCGCGGGCTGGACCGAAGACGGCATGTACTTTGCCCATGCAGCGGCCGCGATCATCATTGGCATGGTGTTCGCCGTGCTGGCGTGGCGCGGTCCGCTGGAGTGGGTGGGCCATGCGGCGAGCCGGGTGGGCCGGGGCGGCCTCAAGGCCCTCCACTGA
- a CDS encoding ribonuclease J — protein MTQTALTGLVTPPRLPQGTLRIVPLGGLGEIGRNMAVFEIDGKLLIVDCGVLFPEETQPGVDLILPDFSYIEDRLDDVVAVILTHGHEDHIGAVPYLLKLRNDIPLVGSQLTLALIEAKLQEHRIRPYTLTVEEGQVEKFGPFECEFVAVNHSIPDALAVFIRTAGGTVLHTGDFKMDQLPLDGRITDLRHFAKLGEEGVDLFMSDSTNADVPGFTTAEKEIGPTLERLFGQATKRIIVASFSSHVHRVQQVLDAAAKHNRKVAFVGRSMVRNMAIAEKLGYLDVPAGLIVDIKNIDNLPDNRVVLMSTGSQGEPMAALSRMANGDHRVVVGDGDTVILASSLIPGNENAVFRIINGLLKLGADVIHKGNAKVHVSGHAAAGELLYCYNILEPLNAMPVHGETRHLIANGKIAIESGVPEASVILADNGSVIDLRDHQADIVGQVEVGFVYVDGSSVGEITDADLKDRRILGDEGFISIITVIHRATGKVVSGPEIHARGVAEDDSVFDDIIPKINAALEEAVQNHADHTSHQLQQVVRRVVGTWVNRKLRRKPMIIPVVLEA, from the coding sequence ATGACCCAAACTGCCCTTACCGGCCTTGTCACCCCTCCGCGCCTGCCCCAGGGCACGCTGCGGATCGTCCCGCTTGGCGGGCTGGGGGAGATCGGCCGGAACATGGCCGTGTTCGAAATCGACGGCAAACTGCTGATCGTGGACTGCGGCGTCCTCTTTCCCGAGGAAACCCAGCCCGGCGTTGACCTGATCCTGCCGGACTTCTCCTACATCGAGGATCGGCTGGACGACGTCGTGGCCGTGATCCTCACGCATGGCCACGAGGACCACATCGGTGCGGTGCCGTACCTGCTGAAGCTGCGCAACGACATCCCGCTGGTGGGATCGCAGCTGACCCTCGCCCTCATCGAGGCCAAGCTGCAGGAGCACCGCATCCGGCCCTACACGCTGACCGTCGAAGAAGGCCAGGTGGAAAAGTTCGGGCCCTTCGAATGCGAGTTCGTGGCCGTGAACCACTCCATCCCGGACGCCCTGGCCGTGTTCATCCGCACCGCGGGCGGCACCGTCCTGCACACCGGCGACTTCAAGATGGACCAGTTGCCGCTGGACGGCCGCATCACCGACCTCCGGCACTTTGCCAAGCTCGGCGAAGAGGGCGTGGACCTCTTCATGTCCGACTCCACCAACGCCGACGTCCCGGGATTCACCACGGCTGAGAAGGAGATCGGCCCCACGCTGGAGCGGCTTTTTGGCCAGGCCACCAAGCGCATCATCGTGGCGTCCTTCTCCTCCCACGTGCACCGGGTACAGCAGGTGCTGGACGCGGCGGCCAAACATAACCGCAAGGTGGCCTTTGTGGGACGGTCCATGGTCCGCAATATGGCCATCGCCGAGAAGCTGGGCTACCTTGACGTTCCTGCCGGACTGATTGTCGACATCAAGAACATCGACAACCTTCCGGACAACCGTGTGGTGCTCATGTCCACTGGTTCACAGGGTGAGCCGATGGCCGCCCTGTCCCGCATGGCAAACGGCGACCACCGGGTGGTGGTGGGCGACGGCGATACCGTCATCCTGGCCTCCAGCCTTATCCCGGGCAACGAGAACGCCGTGTTCCGGATCATCAACGGCCTGCTCAAGCTCGGCGCCGACGTGATCCACAAGGGCAACGCGAAGGTGCACGTCTCCGGCCACGCCGCCGCAGGCGAGCTGCTGTACTGCTACAACATCCTCGAACCGCTCAACGCCATGCCCGTGCACGGCGAAACCCGCCACCTGATCGCCAACGGCAAGATCGCCATCGAGTCCGGCGTGCCGGAAGCCAGCGTCATCCTCGCGGACAACGGCAGCGTCATCGACCTTCGCGACCATCAGGCAGACATTGTGGGCCAGGTGGAGGTTGGCTTCGTCTACGTGGACGGTTCCAGCGTGGGCGAGATCACCGATGCCGACCTCAAGGACCGCCGCATCCTGGGTGACGAAGGCTTCATCTCCATCATCACGGTCATCCACCGCGCCACCGGCAAGGTGGTGTCCGGTCCGGAGATCCACGCCCGCGGCGTGGCTGAGGACGACTCGGTCTTCGACGACATCATCCCCAAGATCAACGCGGCCCTGGAGGAAGCAGTCCAGAACCACGCCGACCACACCAGCCACCAGCTCCAGCAGGTTGTCCGCCGGGTTGTCGGCACGTGGGTCAATCGGAAGCTCCGCCGCAAGCCCATGATCATCCCCGTGGTGCTCGAAGCCTGA